One region of Oryza sativa Japonica Group chromosome 10, ASM3414082v1 genomic DNA includes:
- the LOC4348796 gene encoding E3 ubiquitin-protein ligase RZFP34 isoform X2: MCCEHYTRGCRIRAPCCGEVFGCRHCHNEAKNSLEIHLNDRHEIPRHEIKKVICSLCDKEQDVQQYCSGCGACMGKYFCEKCNFFDDDVSKNQYHCDGCGICRTGGVDKFFHCDKCGCCYSNVLRDSHHCVEGAMHHNCPVCFEYLFDSTKDISVLHCGHTIHLECLNVMRAHHHFACPVCSRSACDMSDAWKKLDEEVAATPMPEFYQKKMIWILCNDCGATSNVNFHVLAQKCPGCSSYNTRETRGCGRPAAARSTV; this comes from the exons ATGTG CTGCGAGCATTACACGAGGGGATGCAGGATCAGGGCGCCGTGCTGCGGCGAGGTGTTCGGCTGCAGGCATTGCCACAACGAGGCCAAG AATTCGCTCGAGATCCATCTCAATGACCGTCACGAGATCCCCCGCCACGAAATCAAGAAG GTTATCTGCTCTCTCTGCGACAAAGAACAGGAT GTACAACAGTACTGTTCTGGTTGTGGGGCATGCATGGGGAAATACTTCTGCGAAAAATGCAACTTCTTTGATGATGAT GTCTCAAAGAACCAGTATCACTGCGATGGATGCGGCATATGCAG aacTGGTGGTGTGGATAAGTTCTTTCACTGCGACAAATGCG GGTGTTGCTACAGTAATGTCTTGAGGGATTCTCATCACTGTGTAGAAGGAGCAATGCATCACAACTGTCCTGTCTGCTTCGAG TACCTATTTGACTCGACGAAGGACATCAGCGTCTTGCACTGCGGGCACACGATCCATCTGGAATGCCTGAACGTGATGAGAGCGCATCATCA CTTCGCTTGCCCGGTGTGCTCACGGTCGGCCTGCGACATGTCGGACGCGTGGAAGAAGCTCGACGAGGAGGTGGCCGCGACGCCGATGCCGGAGTTCTACCAGAAGAAGATG ATATGGATCCTCTGCAACGACTGCGGCGCGACGTCGAACGTGAACTTCCACGTCCTGGCGCAGAAGTGCCCCGGATGCAGCTCCTACAACACCCGGGAGACCAGAGGCTGCGGCCGCCCTGCAGCCGCGCGCTCCACGGTTTGA
- the LOC4348796 gene encoding E3 ubiquitin-protein ligase RZFP34 isoform X1, whose product MELESEQHGCEHYTRGCRIRAPCCGEVFGCRHCHNEAKNSLEIHLNDRHEIPRHEIKKVICSLCDKEQDVQQYCSGCGACMGKYFCEKCNFFDDDVSKNQYHCDGCGICRTGGVDKFFHCDKCGCCYSNVLRDSHHCVEGAMHHNCPVCFEYLFDSTKDISVLHCGHTIHLECLNVMRAHHHFACPVCSRSACDMSDAWKKLDEEVAATPMPEFYQKKMIWILCNDCGATSNVNFHVLAQKCPGCSSYNTRETRGCGRPAAARSTV is encoded by the exons atggaaTTGGAGTCGGAGCAGCACGG CTGCGAGCATTACACGAGGGGATGCAGGATCAGGGCGCCGTGCTGCGGCGAGGTGTTCGGCTGCAGGCATTGCCACAACGAGGCCAAG AATTCGCTCGAGATCCATCTCAATGACCGTCACGAGATCCCCCGCCACGAAATCAAGAAG GTTATCTGCTCTCTCTGCGACAAAGAACAGGAT GTACAACAGTACTGTTCTGGTTGTGGGGCATGCATGGGGAAATACTTCTGCGAAAAATGCAACTTCTTTGATGATGAT GTCTCAAAGAACCAGTATCACTGCGATGGATGCGGCATATGCAG aacTGGTGGTGTGGATAAGTTCTTTCACTGCGACAAATGCG GGTGTTGCTACAGTAATGTCTTGAGGGATTCTCATCACTGTGTAGAAGGAGCAATGCATCACAACTGTCCTGTCTGCTTCGAG TACCTATTTGACTCGACGAAGGACATCAGCGTCTTGCACTGCGGGCACACGATCCATCTGGAATGCCTGAACGTGATGAGAGCGCATCATCA CTTCGCTTGCCCGGTGTGCTCACGGTCGGCCTGCGACATGTCGGACGCGTGGAAGAAGCTCGACGAGGAGGTGGCCGCGACGCCGATGCCGGAGTTCTACCAGAAGAAGATG ATATGGATCCTCTGCAACGACTGCGGCGCGACGTCGAACGTGAACTTCCACGTCCTGGCGCAGAAGTGCCCCGGATGCAGCTCCTACAACACCCGGGAGACCAGAGGCTGCGGCCGCCCTGCAGCCGCGCGCTCCACGGTTTGA